The genomic DNA CTCAATGTACTGTCTAGATGTAGGTCTTTATCATGCGTAAATTTAAACTGCAAATCGACATGTACGTACTACACGTGCCGAGTGAACAAGATCACATAAAAAACTTTTCCTACGCTTACAACATTAAAAGCAAATGGATCTTTATAAATTGTGGCTCTCTACGGGtgaaacatcaattttttttttcattgatgaaTGAATCACCTCTCTACTACACGTGTGCCGGTAGTTATGATGATGACTGACTGAAGATCAATATTACATCATTCGTTCATGCTAGTTTTCACTAATGTTTTTGATCTGCTGTTTACGAATTTATTGAACGACattgttttcaacaaaaacGATCAGCTTACTTTGAACTCTGTTGCTGCCACTCTATCTTTTTGAGAGTTTTCTTCTCCCAAGACGGTGGTCACAAAGTCGGACATTATTCACTACAATCAATGAACAAATTATTACAGGCTTTTACATCGCAGCTCTGGCAGCTAGGAGTTGGGTTCTAGACAGGGCTTTTTTCCTTATTGAGAATCAAATCGAGGCGTAGGGTTGAGAACGAGGCCAATCGAACGCAAGGGAAAAAGTTCCACGATTATTTGGAAATGTCTGAACCGAAGCAACTCCAGCTTCAAGTCGAAGGGCTCAGTAATTTGATGCAGACTCTGGAAGAGCATAAGGGGAAGAGGAGAACGGTGATGTTTATCGGTGCTATGAATGAGAATGGCGAGAGCTGGTGCCCTGATTGTCGAGACGGTTTGTAACTCATCAGGAATCTTTCGTTCTGGAAACTATCAGCAAGCTTAATTATAATTCCAAGTCTCCTGTTAAGAAAACTGGATTGGCTATTCCATATTATTAAAATCATTAAGAGATCGGAGCGATACGTTTTCCTAAGCAGTATATTGAATGTTTTTTTGACTGTTGTCGACCATCGATCGTCTGTATTTTTTCAGTCTGGACTACACCCAGTCGATTGTAGATAAGTCAGCTGATTTTAATCACGCACAGTATTAGAGaagggaatattttttttatgcaaaattttttttaccattgcGATCCATGACGATTATGGGAAGAAATCGAGATTTCCTCAAGTTGCAATATTCTTGGATTGATGACATTAATCGATCGAGTGTCAACTACTTACCGAAACGTATGagtcacaagaataaatgaatattcatttaaaaactgaACATACTGTACTCATTGGCGTAGCAATGAGAACAAACttcttattttctctttttttcgtgTCTCATCACTCCCAAtttctcatcagtaattctttTTACTGTCTGCTATGCAATTCATATGTTgatagttcggagaatttgtttttggaCCAACCattaatcccctaattgacatttttctgtattctcatcacatgtctaattgaaattgtattgatatagaaatgataaattttctcttggttactcatgggagtcaaTAATTCCCTAGTTAATAATTTTTcgattctcatcacttgtctgcttgatattgttttgatatggTAAgcagaaattctgtcttggttatcatgggagttaaaggctggGCGAAGGTTCACGCAGAATGAGCCTTTGGAgtaatattattgttttgaaaatggtgtCATAGTTGTAGAGCTGAAGTTGTAGGGCTGAAGTTGTAAGCCATGAACTGATAATCTCCCTTAACAAATGTAGTTTTCAGTCATAGAACTGTAATTTCTAAGCCTTCAATTTTAAGTTctgagaattttaaaacaataccATTTTACTTAATCTTTGATATTGATTTTTAGCTGAGCCAATTGTAGAGGCTGCTTTGAAAAAGGCCCCATCTGATATGGTGTTCATCTTGGTTATTGTTGGTGATAAGCCTGAGTAAGTATGTCACCATTGGTAAAATCAGataggatgaaaaaaatttttgcttccATATTTGTGGTTTTGCATTGTTTGTTATTCTTACAATTGTTTTACCAGCTGACAGCTTTTTATGCAAAGGGATGAAAGCAAATTCGTTATGTGAtataaaaaatgttcttttctgtacatttcctttgatactgataaggagaatctCTTTAACAATGAAAGTTTCTTAGGTTggtatcatttcctttattctcatggtcTTAGAGAATGATTGAGCTGTATGCTGTATGCTCCTACAGTGTGGGTTTAAAGGGTTTagtgaatatatatatatattgttaaAAAAGACTACTTCATTGGGCAGGTTATTTAAACAAGGTTAAGCTGTCATCTAACAAACTGTGTTCTGAACTATCTTCAgtttagctgaaccttttatctgaatgtttttgttaacagtgtcaagagggtgGAAGGTTAACAGTGGAAGtaatatttattaaattaaaacaaaaccttttatAGGGAATAACTGAGGCCATTGCTTGTGTAAAACCCAAAGgtgggttagacctcgtgtaaataatcAGCCCATAGGGTGTAATACCCATGCTCTCAAGGCAAACATTTGAAATTGTAAGCTTAATTTGGATGAACGTTCTTAAAATATCTCTCATGTCTAAACTAAGCAGAAAATAGAACTTGACATTATAACAGGCTTTGACCTTGTAACTCACATGAGTTACTAAGGCAAAACTTCCCtgtacaatatcaatacaatgtcaattagacaagtgatgaaattAATTAAGGAATggtattagttgatccaatatcaaattcccTGAGCTAACATCACAGGGATTGTATTatagacagttaggagaattactgatgagatcttgagagtgaaagggttaaatatctACATGTTTATGTGGTGATGGTGACTAGCTATCATATAGTTGGCTTTCATGCAATGGTATTGTTGCTTAAAAATCAGACCCAGCTTGTGCAATTGATACTGCAATAACACTATCTGCTGGATATTAATTTCTATCTGTCCGATAGCAAAGTACATTTTGTTAACagttatctgctggatagcaatttaACCAATAGATAAAGTTATACCTAGAAAGACTGGGGCCAGGTGGTAATTACAtgattcatttttgtttcaatagGTGGAAATCACCTGATAATGAATTTAGAACAAATCCTGCtttcaaactgaaagaaattccAACAATCGTGGATTATGGCACTGTAAGTGAACTTGATGTTGATACTGGTAATTTGCAGTtattaaattgatttaaatgttttgtCTCTCTGTCAGACTTAAATGTATACGTGGCAGACACAACAAAGTCcagtccctttttttttcttaaaatatttagtTCTGAAAGTTGTAGGAGAACAGCCATTCTTGATTGATGCACTGTTCCCCATTGCCTATTTAGTGAATAAACACATTTTGCATGAAAGGACTCACCTCAGATGCCTTTTTAGTTCAACTTGATAGATGGGTTGTCAGTAAAGCATAGGAAGTAacatttctttaacaatcagcTGGTGCCATCtactcttaaaataaaaaaaaataatatttttctatcATCATCTAGCCTAGCCTTTTGATGAtctttacatttaatttttttttattttttagtttggATTTGATTTCAGGTATATTATTACCATTTTAAATCACTATCACCATTACCGTATTATGGTAAAACATAAGTAATAGTAAGAAGTGAACTTTATTAGCATATCTTGTATCTATCTTGGTACAGTAACTGTAACTCAATATGCAATAAGATAAAATTTCACACAGACTCACAATACAATCATATTCTATATCAGTGTATTCTATATTCTTTATATAGCTAAAATTAATTGCATATTAAAATCTAGCAATTagaaaatgttcaaaagttGTCCATAGAGTGTGAGTGTGTAACTTGACCTATGTGCACCATCATTACCATCCAACAATCATTATTgctataattattattagtatagtatcagttattattattattattataactttcctgatatatttattttaattgttattattattattatcattatttttgggTATAGTGTGGCATCCATGAATTTGTCAAGTGACACAGTCTAGTGTCAGTGCAACTGACATCATGACGCAGATTTCTtaatttatcacattttttattttttcaggaCAAAAGACTTGGTTGTGAAGATTGCAAAAATTCAGAGATAGTGGACAAATTCTTTACAGAATGACAAGATAAATCATTGTCTTTGTCCTTCACCCTAAGCTGTCACAGCATAAGTTACTTTAGGCAGTGTACCCTTTCACTCTGTTTCTGTCCAGTAATTAGTTGTGAAATGTGCCATGCCTGTAGAACAAGTTACACTGATTTCTTCAACTGTAATTTTGCCCaactttactttattttcaaaattctaatttaaataatttataaaaattaatataaacTGTATGGGTCTTGCaagtttaaaagaaatgaacaatAGAAGTGTGACTTATTCTTCAGTAAGAGAATAAAAGTTTCATccgttaaatatttttttatcaattttaaacATTATTCAAAGAtaggaaaattttgcttttcatttacTTTGAACATCAACCCTTTCTCTCCCAGCAGTGATCaagatttaatttcttctaacacTATCATTACattataaagcagacaagtgattagGATAAACAAAAgtatcaacaaaaaaatacaatttgaatTAAATCCAAACTCCCACAACCAACATTATGAGAAATGTAGGGCagacactaaggagaattactatgttgggagttaaaggttttaAACAGTTAGTTGATTCCCTGAGAAAAGTagaatatattttaaattgacTGCCTGTCACATTTTGCAGCTAATGATACAAATAGATTATCTTAAATATggtgaaattaaatatttgaattaagcTTAACTTCCTATTTTTTCTGATGTTGTGAACCGAGAAGAGTTAGAAATATTTACCAGTATTAGAGTTATTTTTCTGGTTTTGTGTATGTAGTTGTAGTGACTGATTCGTTTTCAACTACTTCTGTCGTAAATACTTTGCCTTAAAGCAATTGACAACAGACAATAAAGCTTTGACGAGATGAAACTGTGGTTAAGCTGTCAATCAGTGTTGGCTTCGAGCTGCTTTGTGTGAATTGACACGATTCCCTCTAGTTTAGGCGAAAGCAGACCCTTGTTATGGGTGAAtaatggggtaagtttctaaagaaactgtgatgctgcgtcagtgggagattataacagggtaatttagtattatcaattgagttgataacataaattggccaccgtaaagagtttcaaagctgacgtttcgagcgttagcccttcttcagagcaaATGGCTTACGtaagaaagtaaagaaagtaagaaaatatCAGAGAACAAAAAATGGATGTTAGCTTCCGTGTGGCGCGTAAACATCAATTTTATTCGGATTTTATTTTTACTCGTgcaacggacttcgccgaaaagcagggactgctcgtagtctgATCACATGATACTAAGCTGTCGTCATTTTGCTTACTCGTCGATGATTGGTTCATTCTTGGAAGGGGGTAAAATACTCAACTTTGATTGACCAGCATCCGGATGAAGCGGATCATCTTGATCTTAATGCGAAATAATGATTGAGGTAACAAGAGAAATAAACTCTTTTTCCTCTCGCAGGTAGTCGAGATCAATGCCCTCTGTGCGTCTGGTAAGGACGTTAAGTCTTCTATCTATTTTTTGTAATCGTTCCTCTGTGCACCTAAGGagacttttaaaatttaagcaAAATGGTTCTGCATCAGAGTGACACATGTTAACAAAAGTTGCATCATCACAAAATAATCTTAACTCTGGtcgctttttttcttcatgaaacAACTCCATGAAGCGCTCCCCAATAAAGTGCGCCATTTCAAGCTCTTCTGCACTTTCTGCATTTTCCCGGGCATCAGCGTATGATTCGTTTAGAACAGAAACCAGCATATTCATAAGAactatcgtcatcattatcatgaATGACAGAACAAAGGTTGGGCCGATGAAGGGTTTATCTTCGCGAAGTTGAGCAATTGGGACTGCTTTTCCTAACAGAAATTGTAATTGTGAAAGAACTGCGAATAAATAACTGGAGTAATGGGGAACCACGCCACCAAAAAGCTGCATTCCCGTTACGACAAAGGCGTTGAAGACTATGAAGAAGAAAACCAAGTAGGACAGTTGGTACCCAACAGACTGACGGaacgatgaaaataaataaatgacgTAAGGATTGAAACGAATTAAATTCAAAAGCTTCACTGTTACCATGAAAATGGCGAGGGCAATGGAAGCGTTCTCCCAGTTTGCCCAGTTTAAAGCAGAgtgaaaatgaattatttcgAAGGGATTATTCTGAATAGCTTTAATGCTCTTCAAGATTTTCTTGGATCTTATCATATAGCTCATGACGGACGTTATAGAAGAAATGATCATTAAGAACTCCACCATATTCCAGACGGATTTGAAAAATGCAAACCTCTGTCGGTAGAGGTAATACAGCATCATAATGAAGAGGAACAACACCATTGCCAAGAACAAAAACTGACAAATGAGATAGAACATAACAGCCCCCGACTCTGTAGTATATAGCTCAAGTGTATCCACCCTCATTGTAGTGTAGGCTGCACCAGACGCAATCATTTCGTAGATGAATGTAGCAATGCTAATCAGGTTCGTATTGATATTAAACGCTGCAAATTCTAGAACTACAGCACGGGTATGACGATCAAGCCATCCAAGGCCCATAGTCTCACCCAAGACGCTATGCGCTGTTTGCGCATCGTACCCCAAGACGGCTACGTAACCGCCTCCTCCATAAGTGTTGTATACGGCTTTGACAGGATCGATGCCGAGCTTTTCAGCTTTCTGGTAGCGCCATGGTTTTGGGCAGATTCGAAGAGCCTCTGGCCATGATGTATTGTCTGGAAGTGGCCTCCATCCGGGAAGGCTTAACTCTGTTGTATCCTCCATCTCTGGAGAGTAATCGTAGTAGCAGTTTGGTATAATTTTAGGAATTGATTCACAGGGACcttgaaaggaaaaagaaaacagagtaCCGCAAATGAGAGGGGGTTCTGAAGTCTGAAATGGagaggaggagggagggggaatTTTATTTGTCAGCGCTCTTTCTGGTCTGAATTCCATTTCCATTCTTGTTTTTAGCTTGTGATTCATATTTCCAGTGACTCAAATTCCACCTCCCCGACCGTGAAAAAAAGTGCAGATCTCAGTTTCCACGTTATCTCTTCGAGCTCCTCTAAAAGACTTTCAACCGATCACGgttttgattaaagaaaaaacgacaacaaccgaaataaatttataaccTACTTTGATGAATTCTCAATTGTCGCATCCGAGGCATGCCAATCAAAATAGACATCTTATTGGTGATGTAACcttcctttttctcttcaagGCCATTGTACCAGGATTGGTCATAAATGTTTGGCAGAAACTCCTGCCTCATCCATACCCACAGTTCCTTTGAGTCAGTGACCTAAATCACAGATCACAGGATTAATGTGAACTGAAAAGTTGCTTAAAGAGAACTTAACATACAAGATAGTGTATGTTAATTGGAAAAACACCTGTTACTGCAATTCTTATCGGATTTCAACCAATTCAGTCATGGACACCTAGGGAACTACAGACCAGTTACTTTTCACCGCCGGATGagatgaggggggggggggttaggtGGGATttttggggggatcacatggcTTTCAGAGTAACGGATGGGGGGGGCTGGGAGAGGATCATTTGTTACAAACAGAGTAGAAAGGGAGTACTATAGGAAGTGGACTACTGATTAATTGTCAATAAGACGGGGATTCTAGGTATGTTACGGGGCCTTAGTGGGAAATCTGGTTAATTTTATTGTGAGACAACCAAAGTCCTCCAAACCCCCACCCCAGGCAATAAATAATGAtctgtaccttttttttttcttgtgacaaGGTAATTcgatattatcaactgagttgacaacgtaaattggccgcagtagagggtttcaaagctgacgtttcgagcgttagcccgtCGTCAGAGCGTATCCCTGCTTTGCAGTTAGAATATCAAACTTTCAACTCTCCTTTCGGTGACAGGTTTAACTTCTCGACTCAAATGATTCATTACAGATATTCTGTTAGTCTATAACATGGCTCATTCAATTGCATATACAGAAATGCATTTCCTTCAAAAAGGCAATAAGTATAAAAGGAATTTGAAATGATTTCTTCTTTGAATTACTTAAAAGAAGTAGATCTTACCCGGTCGAACTTTGTGAAAGAATTCCTCGTTGCGATTGTCATTAAGAAACGATTTCCATTCTTGTTTCCGTAAGTGACGATAGACAGGAGAAACATAAATATTAAATGGAGGACGATTTGTCTCGCCATACTTGTCAGTTGAGCCTCTTTTCTGCTTCGTACACGCATTTTTTCCATGAGATTCTTTTTAAAGCGTTGCTTAGGGTTTTCACTTAGGAAATCTATGTCATCATCTGGTGGGTCGCCCTCTTCCACTTTGTTCTCTTGTTggtcttcttttttatttctactcAAAAGGAAGGAAACGCCGAGAACTGCTAACATGACCTTTGTCGGTTGGGTAACAAAAATATCTTGTCCATTTGAGATAAGAATGGATGCGAGCCATTGCTCAGCAACCTCTTTTCCCCACATTAAACTGTAAAATAACGTGAACGCTGCAGCAGTCACGGTGGTCATAAAGCAGAGAAACCAAGCCATGTATTTACAGAAATGAGGCAGCATACAGGCTTTACCGTTTACTTCATCGATGAGTTGTTGTACTTGGTAGGATTCTTCATATTTGTctgcttttttctctttggttcTGCTAGACTTAAACAGAAACACGATGAGGACGTTCACTGGTGCGACTATGATGCTACTTTGTACTCCAATGACTATCTGTCTCGAGGAAAATTTGAATGGTCCGATCTGTATTGCTCCTACCGACTCTCCACCAATGTTGTAAAACATGGCATTAGCAATCATGGCACTGAAGAGAACTGAAAGACAACACGACGCTCTTTGCACGCGCGTGAAAGTACTATTGCACGCTTTTCCAAACACTGACATCCACAAATGACTGTCGGCTAGTTTCCTTCCGAAGCGTGATCTCACCTCTGCCGAGAAGGAAGTAACACCTTTGCTTTCTACGCTAACCTCTATTTGCCCATCGTCTTTTTCTAGAGCAAGCCATCTATTTACGGGGAACACCCACTGATCCTTCGTTTGTCTGTCTCTTATTACCACTGCCTCTACAAACCAAGATGGACTCTCTCCCGAATTATCGTGTTCCaaagttatttcatttaaatttcctAACGATTCATTGGTAACTAGGACAAAACCATTTACACTTCCTCGACCGAACATAAGGTTCAAACCTCCATTTCGTCGCAGGGGAATTTGGTCGTGATCTTCATTTTCCCCTTTTATGCTAATTGTTACGTTTGCAGTTGTTGCTGAATCCCTCCAGACGCCAGTACTAATAACCATGTCGTAATAGTAAGTTCCTTCATCAGCAATATTTACACGTTGTGGTGAGCAAATCTGCAAGTATATACTCAAATGATGACAGAAAtatgattcattaaaaatgGAGAGATTTTAGAACTTGAGCTCGGTAGGGAAATAAATGATTGTCATTCGTCTAATCACGAACGTGGAAGGAGAAAGAAGTACGCCAAAATACCCCAAAATGCCCATTTCCCATGAGGAATGGATCCCAAGACCTTTAAATTCCGCGCTCTTATGGTCTTCTACGGAGTCATTGAGACTTTATGGTGAGTTATGCCATAGTTAAGTTTTTATGTGACTCACGTCTGGCATATAATGCTAAGATCGATAGTATCGGAAGCGTCATGCGAGTATcaacattttcctttgttcctCTGCTCAGCACAAAATTCACCACCTTTCTTGTTCCAATTAATGACACCTTTGCGTATTCTGGCGCGATCTTTAATCCTCGGTCACTGATTTCTTAGAAATTATGTTCGTAGCCGAGATTCAAAGGCTTAAGCCTTTGGAGTAAATCTGCCTGAGGGGCGGTTTTTTCCAAACCTTAATGATTTcccttaagttattttttgaTGAAGAATGAAGAACGGGTACGATCTTAGCTGAACTGCGTAAGGACATCCCTAAGAACCTCCGCTTATTCTCCTCAAAATGAAATTACCATTAAGGAACTTGCGAGATACGTGTAAGCTTATTCTAGAAAAGCAGATACCatgagttttaaaataaaacaagagtTAGGAGGATTCCCTTCGGAATGAGGTTATACAGGAGACTGGGTATCTAAACTTTATCTCTAATGCTGTATTGAAAGTCTGGTAAGTACACATGGAAAACTTTGTACATACTATACTACGTTAGCAAAATTaataatagggaccttaagcagtcaggacggcaacgccgaggaagacttcgattaagagatgaatttctgcctttaattagaatttcaaaaatggctgcatatgtttaccgtctcatatggcgccacacctcaacttcagcacaacgtataaaagaagcgttgagttccaaatggaaatttaaataatttgccgtcgcggtttcggttcgcgGACGACGCAagttgtggtgatttcacgttgttgttttgcatggaacggctaggaaatgtactAAGTCTTAAAACGCATGTGCTAAGCgattgttctgccaattagatcttttgttttttcgtgtcctcgttgccgtcgccgtcgtgatTTGCTTAAGGTCCCCACTGTAATGTGTAATacggtcatgggttcaaatccagtacaggcctaaatttttgccaggccttattttcactaccgcTTATGAAGTGTCCATTATTCcgaggatcgctttcatattcaagaatAATACTTACGTTACTCTCATCTTTTCTGTCAGCTCTCCTCGCAAACACCAACACGATGAAATAGGTGAGGAACACACATGCAATTGTCACAAGCACCGATATGTTGCCAGACTCACTAAGACGCGAGAACTCTGTGAAAACTTTGTCAAAATCAATAGGATTGGGTTTTTGAA from Pocillopora verrucosa isolate sample1 chromosome 2, ASM3666991v2, whole genome shotgun sequence includes the following:
- the LOC131787768 gene encoding thioredoxin domain-containing protein 17; translation: MSEPKQLQLQVEGLSNLMQTLEEHKGKRRTVMFIGAMNENGESWCPDCRDAEPIVEAALKKAPSDMVFILVIVGDKPEWKSPDNEFRTNPAFKLKEIPTIVDYGTDKRLGCEDCKNSEIVDKFFTE
- the LOC131787757 gene encoding polycystin-1-like protein 2; the encoded protein is MKLTDTTTELLRYALGDIEEPFSAELEESAKSMTACLKNVLQSTSRSNNASGYSTENTITLTEKDSVKKAVQKLDAMNDAFFARLVPSENLVLESPGLTTSLKKVSANDVKGLGMEYGPTKFKLPRDLGNVGDGNINAKMKAVDFNPFSWDNSSTKVQSSVISLELQSENGAKLNVTNLDNYIEIVIPLSGPPSKTNNKTVIEHHFLKPHQLTVRSYYAELADVPVFITLGLRGTNTSIKLLVKFGSRPSTESSDLNVTVRFTSICGNMTKVVPNESSCHLDEKTITVLPTKPTLIYIGLLLEVSKTESKHAREKRSCFGQGRQRRSCVGVKDPPPKGVHQTVVPQYDPRSDVNYTFTVTQSSCLYWSEDEEKWTSDGCKVDSGSNTTHLKCLCNHLTSFGGNFIQKPNPIDFDKVFTEFSRLSESGNISVLVTIACVFLTYFIVLVFARRADRKDESNICSPQRVNIADEGTYYYDMVISTGVWRDSATTANVTISIKGENEDHDQIPLRRNGGLNLMFGRGSVNGFVLVTNESLGNLNEITLEHDNSGESPSWFVEAVVIRDRQTKDQWVFPVNRWLALEKDDGQIEVSVESKGVTSFSAEVRSRFGRKLADSHLWMSVFGKACNSTFTRVQRASCCLSVLFSAMIANAMFYNIGGESVGAIQIGPFKFSSRQIVIGVQSSIIVAPVNVLIVFLFKSSRTKEKKADKYEESYQVQQLIDEVNGKACMLPHFCKYMAWFLCFMTTVTAAAFTLFYSLMWGKEVAEQWLASILISNGQDIFVTQPTKVMLAVLGVSFLLSRNKKEDQQENKVEEGDPPDDDIDFLSENPKQRFKKNLMEKMRVRSRKEAQLTSMARQIVLHLIFMFLLSIVTYGNKNGNRFLMTIATRNSFTKFDRVTDSKELWVWMRQEFLPNIYDQSWYNGLEEKKEGYITNKMSILIGMPRMRQLRIHQSPCESIPKIIPNCYYDYSPEMEDTTELSLPGWRPLPDNTSWPEALRICPKPWRYQKAEKLGIDPVKAVYNTYGGGGYVAVLGYDAQTAHSVLGETMGLGWLDRHTRAVVLEFAAFNINTNLISIATFIYEMIASGAAYTTMRVDTLELYTTESGAVMFYLICQFLFLAMVLFLFIMMLYYLYRQRFAFFKSVWNMVEFLMIISSITSVMSYMIRSKKILKSIKAIQNNPFEIIHFHSALNWANWENASIALAIFMVTVKLLNLIRFNPYVIYLFSSFRQSVGYQLSYLVFFFIVFNAFVVTGMQLFGGVVPHYSSYLFAVLSQLQFLLGKAVPIAQLREDKPFIGPTFVLSFMIMMTIVLMNMLVSVLNESYADARENAESAEELEMAHFIGERFMELFHEEKKRPELRLFCDDATFVNMCHSDAEPFCLNFKSLLRCTEERLQKIDRRLNVLTRRTEGIDLDYLREEKEFISLVTSIIISH